A stretch of the Cyanobacterium stanieri LEGE 03274 genome encodes the following:
- a CDS encoding type II secretion system protein, which translates to MNYSNSSTKNESGFTLIEVLVTILVVTGFVLGSLQAVVLATFFRVQAQDKNEALNWVQQDLELIRYQAFSLDLLVDGHEPDGSICANSTYGQELLNQVNSDFPLTQTVSINGKSYDIQRIYQDNDNTLQISHIVTYNSAHPRYQKDGDNTVTQLSTEAIPDVALSCE; encoded by the coding sequence TTGAATTATTCCAATTCATCAACAAAAAATGAATCAGGCTTTACCCTAATAGAAGTCCTCGTTACCATCCTTGTGGTTACAGGATTCGTTCTCGGCTCACTCCAAGCCGTGGTACTCGCTACCTTTTTCCGAGTCCAAGCCCAAGACAAAAACGAAGCTCTTAACTGGGTACAACAAGACTTAGAATTAATCCGTTATCAGGCTTTTAGTTTAGATTTATTGGTTGATGGTCATGAGCCAGATGGTTCTATATGTGCTAACTCGACCTATGGACAGGAACTATTGAATCAAGTAAATTCTGATTTTCCACTTACACAAACCGTTTCCATCAATGGAAAGTCATACGATATTCAAAGAATATATCAAGACAACGATAATACTTTACAAATTTCCCATATCGTAACATATAATTCTGCTCATCCTCGTTACCAGAAGGATGGAGATAATACCGTAACCCAGTTATCAACGGAGGCAATACCTGATGTGGCACTTAGTTGCGAATAA